In Streptomyces chartreusis, the following proteins share a genomic window:
- a CDS encoding putative bifunctional diguanylate cyclase/phosphodiesterase has product MRPIRRSSALRERAVSGTSEGPTPAADLIGPAVTESNALPSPGTGGPPYWSAFSAAPLAMAVVDRDGMVAGANSTFAELLGRPAQELTGTAAADLVDLASDTRTWHTYREVLRGRQAELLCTRRLKHPEGHFLWARVTVAPLPGDESGGVLLSVTDISAHRELQARVRHLQMHDPVTRLPNRTLFFERLTAALEVESYDESGTTGRIGLCYLDLDGFKAINDTLGNRVGDKLLAAVAERLTHCAEQAGYARSSPPLVARLGGDEFALLVEDSTGTEQLADLAESLLETLREPFDLSGRRLSVSASIGVVERHAAGTTPTALMQAADTTLYWAKADGKDRWTLFDPERNAHLITRQALAATLRAAIDRGEFALEYQPLVGMEDGRLRGVEALVRWNHPQFGVLAPNRFIGLAEEDGSIVPLGRWVLATACRQARAWQMAHPDEPPIFVSVNVAVRQVWDSDLVSDVARILEETELAPHLLQLELTESAVMGSSGRPLQDLQALSDMGVRIAIDDFGTGYSNLAYLSRLPVSVLKLDGSFVRGFQYESENSAAVPPNPADEVVVEAMIQLAHRLGLTVTAECVETMAQASRLRRIGCDTGQGWLYSRPVSPDRISELMGARV; this is encoded by the coding sequence ATGAGACCCATCCGAAGATCGAGTGCACTGCGGGAGCGAGCGGTGAGCGGAACGTCCGAAGGGCCGACGCCCGCGGCAGACCTCATCGGGCCGGCCGTCACAGAGAGTAATGCCCTGCCATCCCCTGGTACGGGGGGACCGCCCTACTGGTCGGCCTTCTCGGCCGCACCCCTGGCCATGGCCGTGGTCGACCGCGACGGCATGGTGGCCGGCGCCAATTCCACCTTCGCCGAACTGCTCGGCAGGCCCGCCCAGGAGCTGACCGGCACCGCCGCCGCCGACCTGGTCGACCTCGCCTCCGACACCAGGACCTGGCACACGTACCGCGAGGTGCTGCGCGGCCGGCAGGCCGAACTGCTCTGCACGCGCCGCCTCAAACACCCGGAGGGCCACTTCCTGTGGGCCCGGGTCACGGTCGCACCGCTGCCCGGCGACGAGTCCGGCGGCGTCCTGCTCTCCGTCACCGACATCAGTGCTCACCGCGAACTCCAGGCGCGCGTACGGCACTTGCAGATGCACGACCCGGTGACCCGGCTGCCCAACCGCACGCTGTTCTTCGAGCGGCTGACCGCGGCGCTGGAGGTCGAGTCGTACGACGAGAGCGGCACCACGGGCCGAATCGGCCTGTGCTACCTGGACCTTGACGGCTTCAAGGCGATCAACGACACCCTCGGCAACCGCGTCGGCGACAAGCTGCTGGCGGCCGTGGCCGAGCGGCTCACGCACTGCGCCGAGCAGGCCGGGTATGCCCGGTCCAGCCCGCCGCTGGTGGCCCGGCTCGGCGGGGACGAGTTCGCGCTGCTCGTCGAGGACTCGACCGGCACCGAGCAACTGGCCGACCTGGCCGAGTCGTTGCTGGAGACGCTGCGCGAGCCCTTCGACCTGTCCGGCCGCCGTCTGTCGGTGTCGGCGTCGATCGGTGTCGTGGAGCGTCACGCGGCCGGCACCACTCCGACCGCGCTGATGCAGGCCGCCGACACCACGCTGTACTGGGCGAAGGCCGACGGCAAGGACCGCTGGACGCTGTTCGACCCCGAGCGCAACGCCCACCTCATCACCCGCCAGGCACTCGCCGCCACGCTTCGCGCGGCCATCGACCGCGGTGAGTTCGCCCTGGAGTACCAGCCGTTGGTGGGCATGGAGGACGGCCGGCTGCGCGGCGTCGAGGCGCTTGTCCGATGGAACCATCCTCAGTTCGGCGTACTGGCGCCGAATCGGTTCATCGGACTGGCGGAGGAGGACGGCTCGATCGTGCCGCTGGGCCGTTGGGTCCTGGCGACCGCCTGCCGCCAGGCCCGCGCCTGGCAGATGGCGCACCCGGACGAGCCGCCGATCTTCGTGAGCGTGAACGTCGCCGTGCGCCAGGTGTGGGACTCCGACCTGGTGTCGGACGTGGCGCGGATCCTGGAGGAGACCGAACTCGCCCCGCATCTGCTCCAGTTGGAGCTGACCGAGTCGGCGGTGATGGGTTCGTCGGGCAGGCCCCTCCAGGACCTCCAGGCGCTCAGCGACATGGGTGTGCGCATCGCCATCGACGACTTCGGCACCGGCTACTCGAACCTGGCGTACCTGAGCCGGCTGCCGGTCTCGGTCCTGAAGCTGGACGGCTCGTTCGTACGGGGCTTCCAGTACGAGAGCGAGAACAGCGCCGCCGTCCCGCCGAACCCGGCCGACGAGGTCGTGGTCGAGGCGATGATCCAGCTCGCCCACCGGCTGGGGCTGACGGTCACCGCGGAGTGCGTTGAGACGATGGCGCAGGCTTCACGGCTGCGCCGGATCGGCTGCGACACCGGCCAGGGGTGGCTGTACTCGCGGCCGGTGTCGCCGGATCGTATCTCCGAGCTGATGGGTGCCCGCGTCTGA
- a CDS encoding LLM class flavin-dependent oxidoreductase: protein MTADETRGEAQGTAPVPLSVLDLVTVSAGHTATDALRTSVDLARLAESRGFHRFWVAEHHSMPGVASSSPAVILAHLAAHTNRIRLGSGGVMLPNHAPLVIAEQFGTLEALAPGRIDLGLGRAPGTDGATAAALRRTDHLNEGADDFPEQLAELTRFLDDDFPDGHPYRRIHAVPGPVQATSPGGVQSPHRPPVWLLGSSGFSARLAAVLGLPFAFAHHFSARNTIPALDLYRESFRPSAVLDRPYALIGVSALATDEEKEARRQVRAAALGMVRLRTGRPGLIPSPEEAEAYEFSPMEREFVETWNANVVHGTPDEVRAGLDDLQKRTGADELMITSNAPGMDVRLRSYELIADAYGLPAA, encoded by the coding sequence GTGACGGCAGACGAGACCCGAGGCGAGGCACAGGGCACCGCCCCCGTCCCCCTCTCCGTACTGGACCTGGTCACGGTCAGCGCCGGCCACACCGCCACCGACGCCCTCCGCACCAGCGTCGACCTCGCCCGCCTCGCGGAGTCCCGCGGCTTCCACCGCTTCTGGGTCGCCGAGCACCACTCCATGCCCGGCGTCGCATCCTCCTCACCGGCGGTGATCCTCGCCCACCTCGCTGCCCACACGAACCGCATCCGCCTCGGCTCCGGCGGCGTGATGCTCCCGAACCACGCCCCGCTGGTCATCGCGGAGCAGTTCGGCACCCTGGAGGCCCTGGCCCCCGGCCGGATCGACCTCGGCCTCGGCCGCGCCCCCGGCACGGACGGCGCCACCGCCGCCGCCCTGCGCCGCACCGACCACCTGAACGAGGGCGCCGACGACTTCCCCGAGCAGCTGGCCGAGCTCACCCGCTTCCTCGACGACGACTTCCCCGACGGCCACCCCTACCGCCGTATCCACGCCGTGCCCGGCCCGGTCCAGGCGACCTCGCCCGGCGGCGTCCAGTCCCCGCACCGCCCGCCGGTCTGGCTGCTGGGCTCCTCCGGCTTCAGCGCCCGCCTGGCCGCCGTCCTCGGCCTGCCGTTCGCCTTCGCGCACCACTTCTCGGCCCGCAACACGATCCCGGCCCTGGACCTGTACCGCGAGTCCTTCCGGCCCTCCGCCGTCCTCGACCGGCCCTACGCCCTCATCGGCGTCTCCGCCCTGGCCACCGACGAGGAGAAGGAGGCCCGCCGTCAGGTACGGGCCGCCGCCCTCGGCATGGTCCGCCTGCGCACCGGACGCCCCGGCCTCATACCGAGCCCGGAGGAGGCCGAGGCGTACGAGTTCAGCCCGATGGAGCGCGAGTTCGTCGAGACCTGGAACGCCAACGTCGTCCACGGCACCCCCGACGAGGTGAGGGCCGGCCTCGACGACCTCCAGAAGCGCACCGGCGCCGACGAGTTGATGATCACGAGCAACGCGCCCGGCATGGACGTACGCCTGCGCTCCTACGAACTCATCGCGGACGCCTACGGGTTGCCGGCCGCCTGA
- a CDS encoding maleate cis-trans isomerase family protein — protein MTALGFLYPGHSAEDDYPRIEQLLASDIRIDLVHTDIGEDAHRVDALLRMGSAERLAAGVEALRLTGAEAVVWACTSGSFVYGWKGAHEQVRGLAVAAGMPASSTSFAFAHAVQELGVRRVAIGATYPDDVAALFARFLTDAGAEVTAVRGSGIITAAEVGTWGEAEVFALAKEADTADAEAVLLPDTALHTAAHIQALENELGKPVLTANQVTVWEALRLTDRRVNAPALGELFTREPIVQV, from the coding sequence ATGACCGCACTCGGATTTCTCTACCCGGGCCACTCCGCCGAGGACGACTATCCGCGCATCGAGCAGCTGCTCGCCAGCGACATCCGGATCGACCTGGTGCACACCGACATCGGCGAGGACGCGCACCGGGTGGACGCCCTGCTGCGGATGGGCTCCGCCGAGCGCCTCGCGGCGGGCGTGGAGGCGCTGCGGCTGACCGGCGCCGAGGCGGTGGTGTGGGCGTGCACCAGCGGCAGCTTCGTCTACGGCTGGAAGGGCGCCCACGAGCAGGTGCGCGGCCTCGCCGTCGCGGCGGGCATGCCGGCCTCCTCGACGTCCTTCGCCTTCGCGCACGCGGTACAGGAGCTGGGCGTGCGCAGGGTGGCGATCGGGGCGACGTACCCGGACGACGTGGCCGCGCTGTTCGCCCGCTTCCTCACCGACGCGGGCGCCGAGGTCACGGCGGTGCGCGGCTCCGGGATCATCACGGCCGCGGAGGTCGGGACCTGGGGCGAGGCCGAGGTCTTCGCACTGGCCAAGGAGGCGGACACGGCCGACGCCGAGGCGGTCCTCCTCCCGGACACCGCCCTGCACACGGCCGCCCACATCCAGGCCCTGGAGAACGAACTGGGCAAACCGGTCCTCACCGCCAACCAGGTCACGGTATGGGAGGCCCTACGCCTCACAGACCGCCGAGTGAACGCCCCGGCACTGGGAGAACTGTTCACCCGGGAGCCGATCGTGCAGGTGTAG